A DNA window from Synchiropus splendidus isolate RoL2022-P1 chromosome 2, RoL_Sspl_1.0, whole genome shotgun sequence contains the following coding sequences:
- the LOC128754410 gene encoding prostaglandin D2 receptor 2-like isoform X2, which produces MLYRTTNQSTAGQLYCPLLQLMQQHSLNNSKEANWAMVCFHGLISGLGILENALILWVVGFRLQRRTVASVWVLNLALSDFLATLTLPLFTIYLSSSHSWELGYPLCKIQASIFFLNMFVSAFLLAAISLDRCLLVVKPVWCQNHRSVAGAWKVCTVAWLWALINMFPYFLFRAVTKTEDNRKLCYHNFALYVSSEASLETDCEVRQTATAVSKLLLAFLLPLVVIAGSYIQICLGLRSRRKKRAASIMTKAETASSKMISIFRKPPTTNSPSSLTPTSSAPSQLSQSFTKMVAFVIAAFVLCWAPYHIFCMIEVSAQYHKHSFKIVLPRLLRESPTKSRSSF; this is translated from the exons ATGTTGTACAGGACCACCAACCAAAGCACGGCTGGACAGTtgtactgccccctgctgcagctcATGCAGCAACACTCCCTCAACAACAGCAAAGAGGCCAACTGGGCCATGGTTTGCTTCCATGGTCTGATCTCTGGTTTGGGGATTTTGGAAAATGCCCTAATTCTTTGGGTGGTTGGGTTCCGTCTGCAACGGCGCACGGTAGCCTCAGTATGGGTTTTGAACCTGGCATTGTCTGACTTCCTGGCCACTCTGACTCTTCCCCTCTTCACCATTTACCTCAGCTCCTCTCACAGCTGGGAGCTGGGATATCCACTCTGCAAAATTCAGGCGTCCATCTTTTTcttaaatatgtttgtgtctgcGTTTCTCTTGGCAGCCATTTCCCTGGACCGCTGCCTACTGGTGGTGAAACCGGTGTGGTGTCAAAACCATCGCTCAGTGGCAGGAGCATGGAAAGTGTGCACCGTAGCCTGGTTATGGGCGTTGATTAATATGTTTCCATATTTCCTGTTCCGCGCTGTGACTAAGACAGAAGACAACAGGAAGCTGTGCTATCATAATTTTGCTTTATATGTCTCATCTGAAGCCTCGCTGGAGACAGACTGTGAGGTGAGACAGACAGCGACGGCGGTCTCCAAGCTCTTGCTGGCATTTTTGCTCCCGCTAGTGGTGATAGCAGGGAGTTACATCCAGATTTGCCTTGGACTCAGaagcagaaggaaaaaaagggcGGCATCCATCATGACAAAGGCAGAGACAGCATCATCTAAAATGATCAGCATCTTCCGCAAACCTCCAACCACGAATTCACCATCATCCCTGACGCCTACTTCCAGTGCTCCAAGTCAGCTTTCACAGAGCTTCACCAAGATGGTGGCTTTTGTCATTGCGGCTTTTGTGCTCTGCTGGGCTCCCTATCACATCTTTTGCATGATTGAAGTGTCGGCTCAGTACCACAAGCACAGCTTCAAAATAGTG CTGCCCAGACTTCTGCGTGAGAGTCCGACAAAGTCTCGGAGCAGTTTTTGA
- the LOC128754410 gene encoding prostaglandin D2 receptor 2-like isoform X1 yields MLYRTTNQSTAGQLYCPLLQLMQQHSLNNSKEANWAMVCFHGLISGLGILENALILWVVGFRLQRRTVASVWVLNLALSDFLATLTLPLFTIYLSSSHSWELGYPLCKIQASIFFLNMFVSAFLLAAISLDRCLLVVKPVWCQNHRSVAGAWKVCTVAWLWALINMFPYFLFRAVTKTEDNRKLCYHNFALYVSSEASLETDCEVRQTATAVSKLLLAFLLPLVVIAGSYIQICLGLRSRRKKRAASIMTKAETASSKMISIFRKPPTTNSPSSLTPTSSAPSQLSQSFTKMVAFVIAAFVLCWAPYHIFCMIEVSAQYHKHSFKIVVGGLPFATTVAFLNPVLNPILYAFSCPDFCVRVRQSLGAVFDGLVEERGPILLKPGKSKHIRQRSSRDAGTATATFPRCLHSPHPSPNAQLVLEPCFSDSTHERKEESHGQPDTENVHL; encoded by the coding sequence ATGTTGTACAGGACCACCAACCAAAGCACGGCTGGACAGTtgtactgccccctgctgcagctcATGCAGCAACACTCCCTCAACAACAGCAAAGAGGCCAACTGGGCCATGGTTTGCTTCCATGGTCTGATCTCTGGTTTGGGGATTTTGGAAAATGCCCTAATTCTTTGGGTGGTTGGGTTCCGTCTGCAACGGCGCACGGTAGCCTCAGTATGGGTTTTGAACCTGGCATTGTCTGACTTCCTGGCCACTCTGACTCTTCCCCTCTTCACCATTTACCTCAGCTCCTCTCACAGCTGGGAGCTGGGATATCCACTCTGCAAAATTCAGGCGTCCATCTTTTTcttaaatatgtttgtgtctgcGTTTCTCTTGGCAGCCATTTCCCTGGACCGCTGCCTACTGGTGGTGAAACCGGTGTGGTGTCAAAACCATCGCTCAGTGGCAGGAGCATGGAAAGTGTGCACCGTAGCCTGGTTATGGGCGTTGATTAATATGTTTCCATATTTCCTGTTCCGCGCTGTGACTAAGACAGAAGACAACAGGAAGCTGTGCTATCATAATTTTGCTTTATATGTCTCATCTGAAGCCTCGCTGGAGACAGACTGTGAGGTGAGACAGACAGCGACGGCGGTCTCCAAGCTCTTGCTGGCATTTTTGCTCCCGCTAGTGGTGATAGCAGGGAGTTACATCCAGATTTGCCTTGGACTCAGaagcagaaggaaaaaaagggcGGCATCCATCATGACAAAGGCAGAGACAGCATCATCTAAAATGATCAGCATCTTCCGCAAACCTCCAACCACGAATTCACCATCATCCCTGACGCCTACTTCCAGTGCTCCAAGTCAGCTTTCACAGAGCTTCACCAAGATGGTGGCTTTTGTCATTGCGGCTTTTGTGCTCTGCTGGGCTCCCTATCACATCTTTTGCATGATTGAAGTGTCGGCTCAGTACCACAAGCACAGCTTCAAAATAGTGGTCGGTGGCCTTCCATTTGCCACAACGGTTGCCTTCCTAAATCCAGTTTTGAATCCAATCCTTTACGCCTTCAGCTGCCCAGACTTCTGCGTGAGAGTCCGACAAAGTCTCGGAGCAGTTTTTGATgggctggtggaggagaggggACCCATCCTGCTAAAACCAGGGAAGAGCAAGCATATTCGGcaaaggagcagcagagacgcCGGTACTGCAACAGCCACCTTCCCGAGATGTCTACACTCCCCGCATCCATCACCGAACGCCCAACTAGTCCTGGAGCCCTGTTTTTCGGACTCCACACATGAACGCAAAGAGGAATCTCATGGACAGCCAGACACTGAAAATGTTCATTTGTAA